One genomic segment of Hemibagrus wyckioides isolate EC202008001 linkage group LG08, SWU_Hwy_1.0, whole genome shotgun sequence includes these proteins:
- the zdhhc15b gene encoding palmitoyltransferase ZDHHC15B isoform X2 produces MGQSCFGSKRGTNTISVTLHNTLEKAAYLLVFHVCFVMFCWTYWKAIFTPAATPSKKFHLSYRDKERYEMEERPDVQKQILTDIANKLPIFTRTQSGAVRFCDYCQLIKPDRCHHCSVCETCVLKMDHHCPWVNNCVGYSNYKFFLLFLSYSMLYCVFIASTVFQYFLKFWVGELPNGHAKFHVLFLLFVAVMFFVSLMFLFGYHCWLVAKNRSTLEAFSAPVFQNGPDRNGFNVGFRKNLLQVFGENVKLWFFPIFTSQGDGHRFPLRTLSECRNPLLSSERRWQEDGSDEDSTDGEVEHDSSVRLDIE; encoded by the exons atgggtcagagctgttttggcagcaaaagggggaccaacacaatatcag TTACTCTCCATAACACACTGGAGAAGG CTGCTTATCTTCTGGTCTTCCACGTATGCTTCGTGATGTTCTGCTGGACCTACTGGAAGGCCATCTTCACTCCAGCCGCCACTCCGTCCAAAAAG TTCCACCTCTCCTACAGGGACAAAGAGAGGTATGAGATGGAGGAGAGGCCTGATGTTCAGAAACAGATCTTGACTGACATAGCTAACAAGCTCCCTATCTTCACACGAACTCAGTCGGGAG ctgTCAGGTTCTGTGATTACTGTCAGCTAATAAAGCCAGACCGCTGTCATCACTGTTCAGTCTGTGAAAC GTGTGTCCTGAAAATGGACCATCACTGTCCATG GGTGAACAACTGCGTCGGTTACTCAAACTACAAgttcttccttctctttctgtcttactCCATGCTCTACTGTGTCTTCATCGCCTCAactgtgtttcagtatttcctCAAGTTCTGGGTG GGCGAGCTTCCAAACGGTCACGCTAAGTTCCATGTccttttccttttgtttgttgCTGTCATGTTCTTCGTCAGCCTCATGTTCCTCTTCGGCTACCACTGCTGGTTGGTGGCCAAGAACAGATCCACACTGG AGGCTTTCTCTGCACCTGTATTCCAAAATGGTCCTGACAGGAACGGCTTTAACGTCGGTTTCCGCAAGAACCTACTGCAGGTCTTTGGAGAAAATGTAAAACTCTGGTTTTTCCCAATTTTCACCAG CCAAGGTGACGGCCACCGTTTCCCGCTGCGGACTCTGAGCGAATGTCGAAACCCTTTACTGTCCAGTGAGAGGAGATGGCAGGAAGATGGCTCAGATGAGGACAGCACAG ATGGTGAAGTGGAGCATGATTCTTCAGTCAGACTGGATATTGAATAG
- the zdhhc15b gene encoding palmitoyltransferase ZDHHC15B isoform X1, with protein MALSRGLRCCQRIFSWIPVVIISAVVLWSYYAYVFELCFFTLHNTLEKAAYLLVFHVCFVMFCWTYWKAIFTPAATPSKKFHLSYRDKERYEMEERPDVQKQILTDIANKLPIFTRTQSGAVRFCDYCQLIKPDRCHHCSVCETCVLKMDHHCPWVNNCVGYSNYKFFLLFLSYSMLYCVFIASTVFQYFLKFWVGELPNGHAKFHVLFLLFVAVMFFVSLMFLFGYHCWLVAKNRSTLEAFSAPVFQNGPDRNGFNVGFRKNLLQVFGENVKLWFFPIFTSQGDGHRFPLRTLSECRNPLLSSERRWQEDGSDEDSTDGEVEHDSSVRLDIE; from the exons ATGGCTCTGTCGAGAGGACTGAGATGTTGTCAGAGAATATTTTCCTGGATACCCGTTGTCATTATCTCAGCCGTGGTCCTATGGTCTTATTATGCATACGTGTTTGAACTTTGTTTCT TTACTCTCCATAACACACTGGAGAAGG CTGCTTATCTTCTGGTCTTCCACGTATGCTTCGTGATGTTCTGCTGGACCTACTGGAAGGCCATCTTCACTCCAGCCGCCACTCCGTCCAAAAAG TTCCACCTCTCCTACAGGGACAAAGAGAGGTATGAGATGGAGGAGAGGCCTGATGTTCAGAAACAGATCTTGACTGACATAGCTAACAAGCTCCCTATCTTCACACGAACTCAGTCGGGAG ctgTCAGGTTCTGTGATTACTGTCAGCTAATAAAGCCAGACCGCTGTCATCACTGTTCAGTCTGTGAAAC GTGTGTCCTGAAAATGGACCATCACTGTCCATG GGTGAACAACTGCGTCGGTTACTCAAACTACAAgttcttccttctctttctgtcttactCCATGCTCTACTGTGTCTTCATCGCCTCAactgtgtttcagtatttcctCAAGTTCTGGGTG GGCGAGCTTCCAAACGGTCACGCTAAGTTCCATGTccttttccttttgtttgttgCTGTCATGTTCTTCGTCAGCCTCATGTTCCTCTTCGGCTACCACTGCTGGTTGGTGGCCAAGAACAGATCCACACTGG AGGCTTTCTCTGCACCTGTATTCCAAAATGGTCCTGACAGGAACGGCTTTAACGTCGGTTTCCGCAAGAACCTACTGCAGGTCTTTGGAGAAAATGTAAAACTCTGGTTTTTCCCAATTTTCACCAG CCAAGGTGACGGCCACCGTTTCCCGCTGCGGACTCTGAGCGAATGTCGAAACCCTTTACTGTCCAGTGAGAGGAGATGGCAGGAAGATGGCTCAGATGAGGACAGCACAG ATGGTGAAGTGGAGCATGATTCTTCAGTCAGACTGGATATTGAATAG